Proteins found in one Candidatus Methylomirabilis lanthanidiphila genomic segment:
- a CDS encoding ABC transporter permease: protein MRAWIEKQRYLIDFTLSSFLRRKVKNVGLLILYTLIVFILASVMFFTYTIKKEASVILRASPEIVVQKMLAGRHDVFPAGQIDRLKTVRGVASVEGRLWGYYFDRHVAANYTFLVPPTSVLDDTDDPVDAEEPESREFDDTSSATPLYQLDPTALTPGTIIIGQGIARLRRAGVGDSLFFLAFDGTVLEFRIGGLLSSESELVSSDLILTTDADFRRLFGIPHDAVTDVTVSVRNPKEIPTIAGKIARLLPDARPITRDEILRTYDSIFNWRGGMMLVILAAAVLAFVIFAWDKASGLSAGEKQEIGILKAIGWETSDIIEMKFWEGAVVSLTAFFTGVILAYLHVFFLSSVVFEPALKGWSTLYPQFRLTPFIDVGQLTTLFFLTVVPYTAATIVPVWRAATIDPDTAMRRVGE from the coding sequence ATGCGCGCCTGGATTGAGAAACAACGGTATCTGATCGACTTTACCCTCTCCTCGTTCCTGAGAAGAAAGGTGAAGAACGTCGGTCTGTTGATCCTCTACACGCTGATCGTCTTCATCCTCGCCTCGGTCATGTTCTTTACCTACACGATCAAAAAGGAGGCCTCGGTCATCCTTCGCGCCTCGCCGGAAATCGTCGTTCAGAAGATGCTGGCTGGAAGACATGACGTATTCCCCGCCGGGCAGATCGACCGCCTGAAAACCGTTCGCGGGGTCGCCTCGGTCGAGGGCCGCCTCTGGGGCTATTATTTCGACCGACATGTCGCAGCCAACTATACCTTTCTCGTCCCTCCAACGTCTGTCCTGGACGATACTGACGACCCTGTTGATGCCGAAGAGCCGGAGTCGCGTGAATTTGATGACACCTCGTCCGCCACACCACTTTATCAACTCGATCCGACGGCGTTGACGCCGGGCACCATCATCATCGGGCAAGGCATTGCACGCCTTCGGCGCGCCGGCGTCGGCGATTCTCTCTTTTTTCTCGCATTCGACGGGACCGTATTGGAGTTTCGGATCGGAGGTCTGCTATCCTCAGAATCGGAACTGGTGTCGTCCGATCTCATCCTGACGACCGACGCGGACTTTCGACGGCTGTTCGGCATTCCTCACGACGCCGTGACGGACGTCACCGTGTCGGTTCGCAACCCGAAAGAGATTCCGACCATTGCCGGAAAGATCGCGCGGCTTCTGCCTGATGCCCGTCCGATTACCCGGGACGAAATCCTGAGAACCTACGATTCGATCTTCAATTGGCGCGGAGGTATGATGCTTGTCATCCTCGCCGCCGCCGTCCTGGCATTTGTCATCTTCGCGTGGGATAAGGCCTCCGGCCTGAGCGCCGGCGAGAAACAGGAAATCGGTATTCTCAAGGCCATCGGCTGGGAAACCTCGGACATTATCGAGATGAAGTTCTGGGAAGGAGCGGTGGTGTCGCTGACCGCCTTCTTCACCGGTGTCATCCTGGCCTATCTCCATGTCTTTTTCTTGTCGTCGGTGGTGTTTGAGCCGGCCCTCAAAGGATGGTCGACCCTGTATCCGCAATTTCGCCTGACCCCCTTCATCGATGTCGGACAACTGACGACACTCTTTTTCCTGACGGTGGTCCCCTATACCGCCGCCACGATCGTGCCGGTCTGGCGCGCCGCCACGATCGATCCCGATACGGCGATGCGCCGCGTCGGGGAGTGA
- a CDS encoding ABC transporter ATP-binding protein, giving the protein MIELTNVKKAFNVGTPSECSALNGITLTISDKMATVLVGPSGSGKTTLLTIIGCMARPSSGRVTLNGREITSLPERFLTEIRRKTFGFIFQQPNLIKGITALENVMLPAYPTGTEHAALREEAMRLLHGLHLAEKAVSKVEWLSGGEAQRVSIARALINNPSAIIADEPTAHLDTSLSRRFLEIVERFKAEGKTILMTSHDPLVYQSRVVDRVVRLRDGKLEEAAG; this is encoded by the coding sequence ATGATCGAACTGACCAACGTCAAAAAAGCCTTCAATGTCGGAACGCCGAGTGAATGTTCCGCGTTGAACGGCATTACCCTGACCATCAGCGACAAGATGGCGACGGTGCTGGTCGGTCCGAGCGGGTCGGGCAAAACGACCCTGCTCACCATCATCGGCTGCATGGCGCGACCGTCGTCCGGCCGCGTCACGCTCAACGGACGGGAGATTACCTCGCTCCCGGAACGGTTCCTGACCGAGATTCGGCGCAAGACCTTCGGGTTCATCTTCCAGCAGCCGAACCTGATCAAGGGCATCACCGCGCTGGAGAATGTGATGTTGCCGGCGTACCCGACCGGGACGGAACATGCCGCGCTCCGGGAAGAGGCCATGCGACTGCTCCATGGACTTCACCTTGCCGAGAAGGCGGTATCGAAGGTCGAGTGGCTCTCCGGCGGGGAGGCGCAGCGGGTCTCCATCGCCAGGGCGTTGATCAACAATCCGTCCGCCATCATTGCCGACGAGCCGACCGCGCATCTTGACACAAGCTTGTCCCGCCGGTTCCTGGAGATTGTGGAGCGGTTCAAAGCGGAAGGCAAAACGATCCTGATGACCAGCCATGATCCGCTGGTCTACCAGTCTCGCGTCGTCGATCGCGTGGTGCGGCTCAGGGACGGAAAGCTCGAAGAGGCGGCAGGATGA
- a CDS encoding membrane protein, whose product MILHPAVIANVVSSLIISVTIVYAAVYGVQILLKWDLQSGEELQLRLERRTYLISTLLSFIFALELMSLFLFAFTADTLCPLFVGAMCAAGTLNVNAFGYPTLLMKMVTFLLAGLWLVLNYADNQAYDYPLIKKKYALLAVIAPLSVLETFLEGTYFLNLRADVITSCCGSLFSDEQVTGIGSELAALPIRPMMWTFFLGMGGMLLFGLWFYITGKGGYLYSLFTFTMFGVSLVSIISFISLYIYELPTHHCPFCIVMKEYGYIGYALYLPLFLGAVTGGGIATLIPFRRIESLHAVLPALIRKLTIISLAAYATFTAIVIYEIVASNLIL is encoded by the coding sequence ATGATTCTCCACCCGGCAGTCATCGCCAATGTCGTATCCTCTCTGATTATCAGCGTCACCATCGTGTATGCGGCGGTGTACGGCGTCCAGATCCTGCTGAAGTGGGATCTTCAGAGCGGCGAGGAACTCCAGTTACGCCTCGAACGACGGACGTATCTGATTTCGACCCTGTTGAGCTTTATTTTCGCTCTGGAGCTGATGTCGCTGTTTCTTTTCGCCTTCACCGCGGATACCCTCTGCCCGTTGTTCGTCGGCGCCATGTGCGCCGCGGGGACGCTGAATGTCAATGCGTTCGGCTATCCCACCCTGCTGATGAAGATGGTCACGTTTCTTCTCGCCGGGCTCTGGCTCGTCCTCAATTATGCGGATAACCAGGCGTACGATTATCCGCTGATCAAGAAGAAATATGCGCTGCTGGCCGTCATCGCCCCGCTGAGCGTCCTGGAAACCTTCCTGGAAGGAACCTACTTTCTGAACCTGCGCGCCGACGTGATCACCTCGTGCTGCGGCAGTCTCTTCAGCGATGAGCAGGTCACTGGGATCGGCTCGGAACTGGCGGCGCTGCCGATCCGGCCGATGATGTGGACGTTTTTCCTTGGAATGGGAGGGATGCTGCTGTTCGGGCTGTGGTTTTACATCACCGGCAAAGGGGGATATCTATATTCGCTCTTCACGTTCACCATGTTCGGCGTCTCGCTCGTTTCCATTATCTCGTTTATCTCGCTCTATATCTACGAGCTGCCGACCCATCATTGTCCCTTCTGTATCGTCATGAAGGAGTACGGGTATATCGGCTATGCCCTGTATCTCCCGCTCTTTCTGGGGGCGGTCACCGGTGGCGGCATCGCAACATTGATCCCGTTTCGACGCATAGAGAGTCTTCACGCGGTTCTGCCGGCGCTGATTCGCAAATTGACGATTATCTCGCTGGCCGCATACGCGACCTTTACGGCGATTGTGATCTATGAAATCGTGGCATCGAATCTGATTCTCTAG
- a CDS encoding NosL, translating into MIRGNEDMRHRPSIAYTALVLMSIVLMTLAAVDNAASADRRQRGLTRRDKCPVCGMFVYKYPKWIAKIEFQDGHAHFYDGAKDMFKHYMNLSKYTPGRSGHEIAAVFVTDYYAVELVEAKAAFYVIGSDVLGPMGHELIPFKDEASAKEFLEDHKGTRILRFEEVTDEVIKALDAAQQERGRKR; encoded by the coding sequence ATGATACGGGGGAATGAGGACATGAGACACAGACCGTCCATCGCCTATACGGCGCTTGTCCTGATGTCGATCGTGCTGATGACGCTGGCGGCCGTCGACAACGCCGCATCGGCAGACCGACGACAACGAGGCCTGACCAGGAGAGACAAGTGCCCGGTATGCGGCATGTTCGTCTATAAGTACCCGAAATGGATCGCCAAAATCGAGTTCCAGGACGGCCACGCGCATTTTTACGACGGCGCCAAGGATATGTTTAAACATTATATGAATCTGTCGAAATATACGCCCGGGAGATCGGGGCACGAGATCGCGGCCGTCTTTGTCACCGACTATTATGCGGTCGAACTGGTCGAGGCCAAAGCCGCTTTTTACGTCATCGGGAGCGATGTCCTGGGCCCGATGGGGCACGAACTGATCCCGTTCAAGGATGAAGCCTCGGCGAAGGAGTTCCTGGAGGACCACAAAGGAACGCGCATCCTGCGATTTGAAGAGGTGACGGACGAGGTCATCAAAGCGCTCGACGCGGCCCAACAAGAGAGAGGGAGGAAGCGATGA
- a CDS encoding NosL: MKQIWVCILVWACLGSAVAFADDAGTTTAGEREECRICGMWIDQYQRTAAELVYKDGRKEHTCGVVCMFRILEDEGFEAFSAITVRDFDSGAIVDAREAAYSIGSRVIPDMIPNIIAFKDRASAEAFQAKEGGEVIDFERGLQIITPRGQTVPFRLQTAVTTGKGSFGLGAGFGYRRRDDIKLGSDSRDPHTFIKNRPQQPRAPRKMESYGQSLFVNYGITDRLALLANLPYFEKETSRFEKNLQTGRITIIDADAAGLGDLDLRFRYNLWRNAVQNTWVTATLTTTIPTGRFNKAFVDSPALQSGAGAPSVGGGLLLSYSWRDLWFHSSATYTGKLRNGDEYRFGNEAAAGIALHYTPRYDYMFGIEADAIHAEKNEFKGVTVGNTGGTRVNLTFVADWRFLLALGGNFTLRAAIGLPIHEDLNRRTIGPREQVQLGGGFFANAAVTYATRFPFFE; encoded by the coding sequence ATGAAGCAGATCTGGGTGTGTATCTTAGTCTGGGCGTGCCTCGGGTCGGCTGTCGCGTTTGCGGACGACGCAGGAACAACGACTGCCGGCGAAAGGGAAGAGTGCCGGATCTGCGGCATGTGGATCGATCAATACCAGCGAACCGCCGCCGAGCTGGTCTATAAAGACGGTCGAAAAGAACATACCTGCGGCGTGGTCTGTATGTTCCGAATCCTGGAGGATGAGGGTTTTGAGGCGTTCAGCGCCATTACGGTGCGCGACTTTGACTCGGGCGCCATCGTCGACGCCCGAGAAGCCGCTTATTCGATCGGCAGCCGGGTGATCCCCGATATGATTCCGAACATCATCGCCTTCAAGGACCGGGCCTCGGCAGAAGCGTTTCAGGCCAAAGAAGGGGGCGAAGTCATCGACTTTGAGAGAGGCCTGCAGATCATCACGCCGCGCGGCCAGACGGTGCCGTTCCGGCTGCAGACCGCCGTGACGACAGGCAAAGGATCGTTCGGGCTGGGTGCGGGGTTCGGATACCGGCGGAGGGATGACATCAAGCTCGGCTCGGACAGCCGCGATCCGCACACGTTTATCAAGAACCGACCCCAACAACCGCGCGCTCCCAGAAAGATGGAATCGTACGGCCAATCGCTCTTTGTCAATTACGGCATCACCGACCGGCTGGCACTCCTGGCGAATCTGCCGTATTTCGAAAAAGAGACCAGTCGATTCGAGAAGAATTTGCAGACGGGCCGAATCACGATCATAGACGCCGATGCTGCCGGATTGGGCGATCTCGATCTCCGCTTTCGCTACAACCTGTGGCGAAATGCCGTTCAAAATACTTGGGTCACTGCGACGCTGACGACAACCATCCCAACCGGAAGATTTAATAAGGCGTTCGTCGACAGTCCCGCGCTGCAATCCGGGGCCGGCGCCCCATCGGTCGGGGGGGGCCTCCTTTTGTCATACAGTTGGCGAGACCTGTGGTTTCACTCCTCCGCGACGTATACCGGAAAACTGCGCAACGGCGATGAATACAGGTTCGGCAACGAAGCGGCAGCCGGCATCGCGCTCCACTACACGCCGCGGTATGATTATATGTTCGGGATCGAGGCGGACGCAATCCATGCCGAAAAAAATGAGTTCAAAGGGGTAACCGTCGGCAACACCGGGGGGACCCGAGTCAATCTTACGTTTGTCGCCGACTGGAGATTTCTTCTCGCGCTGGGCGGGAATTTTACGCTGCGGGCCGCCATCGGGTTGCCGATTCATGAAGATCTGAACCGCCGCACGATCGGGCCGCGAGAGCAAGTCCAACTCGGCGGCGGATTCTTCGCGAACGCGGCGGTGACCTACGCCACCCGCTTCCCATTTTTTGAGTGA
- the rebM_1 gene encoding Demethylrebeccamycin-D-glucose O-methyltransferase, with protein sequence MAPNPKTEPFILHHRRYDDWFERHRAAYLSELLAVRALLPWEGRGLEVGVGTGRFAGPLGVQLGIDLAGETLSYARGRGVTVACAVAEALPFADAVFDYALVVTTICFVDDARAMLREIARVLRPGGTIVIGMIDREGPLGHDHLTRRAENVFYRTATFYSAAEVEALLTETGFRHFVWVQTVSAPLSEIHEIEPIRPGTGRGAFLVVGAQASREQGERRGS encoded by the coding sequence ATGGCTCCCAATCCTAAAACCGAACCCTTCATTCTTCACCACCGCCGCTACGACGACTGGTTCGAACGCCATCGGGCCGCCTATCTGTCCGAACTGTTGGCCGTGCGGGCGTTGCTGCCGTGGGAGGGGCGGGGACTCGAAGTCGGTGTGGGAACGGGACGCTTCGCAGGCCCCTTGGGGGTTCAGCTTGGAATTGATCTCGCCGGTGAAACACTGAGCTACGCCCGCGGACGCGGCGTGACCGTAGCGTGCGCGGTCGCTGAAGCGCTGCCCTTCGCAGATGCGGTCTTCGACTATGCGCTCGTGGTGACCACGATCTGCTTCGTTGACGATGCGCGCGCCATGCTGCGCGAGATCGCGCGTGTGCTGAGACCCGGAGGGACGATCGTTATCGGAATGATTGATCGCGAAGGCCCTCTCGGACACGATCATCTCACCCGCCGGGCAGAGAATGTCTTTTACCGCACAGCAACCTTCTACTCGGCGGCGGAGGTCGAGGCTCTCCTCACGGAGACCGGCTTTCGCCACTTCGTCTGGGTGCAGACTGTGTCCGCACCGCTTTCCGAGATCCATGAGATTGAGCCAATCCGCCCAGGCACGGGTCGGGGCGCCTTTCTCGTGGTCGGCGCACAGGCTTCGAGGGAACAAGGCGAGCGACGCGGGTCATGA
- a CDS encoding Biotin/lipoyl attachment:Secretion protein HlyD, translating into MARNLILAKSWNRYGKRLSLWIAALMMVLLGLRLTMFAPYQVKATGVTRHDVQQEAFGVGTVEAKVIVSVGSKIIGRVTALNVDQGDRVRAGQLLATLENQDFQEQVSQAAHDLERTAADLVANEAAIRQAEANRALAQKNYERYRSLFQEGAVSRLDFEQKENEHVAAREAVNTLLAQRTSIEKQQKKAAANLSFAKAKLADTMVHASCDGVVVTREVEAGDAVVAGAPLFRIADCHTIWVRAHVDETVAGAIRVGQPARVILRSHPEQSLPGQVARVEVESDRVTEERAVNVTFPVPSPIPPIGEQAEVYIVTGQKAQVPALPQKALVPIGKSFGVWLIKGDRVHLRQVQVGISDPSGWIEIVGGLNSTDRVALAPPEIMLRLKDNARVSVSEARS; encoded by the coding sequence ATGGCTCGCAATCTAATACTCGCGAAGAGTTGGAACAGGTACGGCAAACGCCTGAGCCTCTGGATAGCCGCCCTCATGATGGTTCTGCTCGGACTGAGGCTGACCATGTTCGCTCCCTATCAGGTCAAGGCGACCGGCGTGACTCGCCACGATGTCCAGCAGGAAGCATTTGGCGTGGGGACGGTTGAGGCGAAGGTCATAGTCAGCGTCGGCAGCAAGATCATCGGGCGCGTGACGGCACTCAACGTCGATCAGGGGGACCGGGTTCGTGCAGGGCAACTCCTTGCCACCCTCGAAAACCAGGATTTCCAGGAACAGGTGTCCCAAGCGGCGCACGACCTCGAGCGCACGGCGGCCGACCTGGTGGCCAACGAAGCTGCAATCAGACAGGCCGAAGCCAACCGGGCGCTTGCCCAGAAGAACTACGAGCGGTACCGAAGCCTATTCCAGGAAGGGGCTGTGTCTCGCCTCGACTTCGAGCAAAAGGAGAACGAGCATGTCGCCGCGCGTGAAGCCGTTAACACACTCCTGGCCCAGCGAACGTCGATCGAGAAACAACAGAAGAAGGCAGCGGCAAACCTGAGTTTTGCGAAGGCCAAGCTAGCCGACACCATGGTGCATGCCTCCTGCGACGGGGTGGTGGTGACCCGCGAGGTCGAGGCGGGCGATGCCGTGGTTGCGGGAGCCCCCCTTTTCCGCATCGCCGACTGCCACACCATCTGGGTCCGGGCTCACGTCGATGAGACGGTCGCCGGCGCGATTCGCGTGGGCCAGCCGGCCCGGGTCATCCTGCGGTCCCATCCTGAGCAGAGCCTCCCAGGCCAGGTCGCCAGGGTGGAGGTCGAGAGCGATCGGGTGACCGAGGAGAGGGCGGTCAATGTGACTTTCCCCGTACCCTCCCCTATCCCGCCCATTGGAGAGCAAGCAGAGGTCTACATCGTCACAGGGCAGAAAGCTCAAGTCCCCGCGCTGCCGCAGAAGGCATTGGTCCCCATTGGGAAATCGTTCGGAGTCTGGCTTATCAAAGGTGACCGGGTTCACCTGCGCCAGGTGCAGGTCGGGATCTCGGACCCCTCCGGCTGGATCGAAATTGTCGGCGGGTTGAACAGCACTGACCGGGTCGCTCTTGCCCCGCCGGAGATCATGTTGCGACTCAAGGACAACGCTCGAGTCTCCGTAAGCGAGGCAAGGTCATGA
- a CDS encoding ABC transporter permease has translation MNLAIRDIRHNKDRFILTCLGLGLLISVVMAMSGIYAGLITDATALLRQVDADIWVVEKDTFGPFADDSRIPEDLQYNIRSVPGVVQAAPLSFRNMQLDYRGRTLRFYLVGYRWDGIGGPRHLIAGRQIGRKHYELVADQKLGLNLGDVLHLGLHDYTVVGLTRNIVSPAGDPVIYASLADAQELSFQKTNEAIRNERARLAARLKNFEKKVPGLAHELEATVEEIVGNTHIVNAVIARIDRQETSEAVAARILRWTHYTALTSAQEEEILTKHVIEKPRRQLGLFRIILLVISAVIIALIVYTLTIEKLRDLATLKLIGAANRRIVGLIMQQSLAMGILGYLIGAAIIYSTYDKFPRRVVLLPIDMGVLFVIVIALCAVGSLQGVRTALKVDPSVILGT, from the coding sequence ATGAACCTGGCCATTCGCGACATCAGGCATAACAAAGACCGGTTCATCCTCACCTGTCTGGGCTTGGGACTGCTGATTTCCGTCGTCATGGCGATGAGCGGCATCTATGCGGGCCTCATTACCGACGCAACTGCGCTCCTCCGCCAAGTCGATGCGGACATCTGGGTAGTGGAGAAAGACACCTTCGGGCCATTCGCCGACGACTCCCGCATCCCGGAAGATCTGCAGTACAACATCCGGTCAGTCCCCGGGGTGGTGCAAGCCGCACCCCTCTCTTTCCGCAATATGCAGCTCGATTACCGCGGGCGGACCCTAAGGTTCTATCTCGTCGGCTACCGCTGGGACGGCATCGGCGGCCCGCGCCATCTGATCGCCGGCCGACAGATCGGGCGCAAGCACTACGAGTTGGTGGCTGACCAGAAGCTCGGGCTCAATCTCGGTGACGTGCTCCATCTGGGGCTGCACGATTACACCGTGGTGGGGCTGACCAGGAATATCGTCTCGCCGGCCGGCGATCCGGTTATCTACGCCTCTCTGGCCGACGCCCAAGAACTCTCGTTCCAAAAGACGAATGAGGCGATTCGGAATGAGCGGGCCCGCCTGGCCGCACGTCTGAAAAACTTCGAAAAGAAAGTGCCTGGCCTCGCCCATGAGCTTGAGGCTACGGTTGAAGAGATCGTAGGCAACACGCACATCGTCAACGCCGTCATTGCCAGGATCGATCGCCAAGAAACCTCCGAGGCCGTGGCCGCCAGAATCCTCCGGTGGACCCACTACACCGCCCTGACCAGTGCGCAGGAGGAGGAGATCCTCACGAAACACGTGATTGAGAAGCCCCGGCGACAGCTCGGGCTCTTCCGAATCATCCTGCTTGTCATCTCGGCTGTCATCATCGCGCTCATCGTCTACACGCTCACTATCGAGAAACTTCGGGATCTCGCCACGCTAAAGCTGATCGGAGCGGCCAATCGTCGGATCGTCGGGCTGATCATGCAGCAATCTCTGGCGATGGGCATCCTGGGCTATCTGATTGGGGCTGCCATCATCTATTCGACCTACGACAAGTTTCCTCGGCGCGTCGTCCTGCTTCCGATCGACATGGGGGTCTTGTTTGTCATCGTCATCGCCCTCTGCGCAGTCGGAAGCCTCCAGGGGGTGCGAACCGCGCTCAAGGTTGATCCATCGGTCATATTGGGAACCTGA
- a CDS encoding ABC transporter — MEPVVRVRKLTKVYGSGDTAVTALSDADLEVFPAELVAVIGPSGSGKTTLLTAIGCVKEPTSGYIEIDGRVVFDNGWHKVDLLQLRREKIGFILQSFNLLPFLTTLENVLIAMDLVGRRGEEAREKATGLLDYLQVAHRLGAYPEGLSGGEKQRVAIARALANDPKILLADEPTAQLDTDRGKTVMSLMMKLAKEKNSAVIVVTHDRRMIEGFDRIYMLEDGRMLNHQR, encoded by the coding sequence ATGGAGCCGGTAGTCCGAGTACGCAAGCTCACCAAGGTCTATGGAAGCGGCGACACGGCAGTCACGGCCCTATCAGACGCCGACCTGGAGGTGTTTCCCGCCGAACTCGTCGCCGTCATCGGACCGAGCGGCTCGGGAAAAACAACCCTCCTCACCGCCATCGGGTGCGTCAAGGAGCCCACGAGCGGGTACATCGAGATCGACGGCCGGGTGGTCTTTGACAACGGTTGGCATAAGGTGGACCTCCTCCAGCTCCGGCGTGAGAAGATCGGCTTTATCCTCCAATCGTTTAACCTCCTCCCCTTCCTGACCACCCTGGAAAATGTGCTCATCGCTATGGACCTGGTGGGCAGGCGTGGGGAAGAGGCCAGGGAGAAGGCGACCGGCTTGCTTGACTATCTGCAAGTGGCGCATCGCCTCGGTGCGTACCCGGAGGGCCTTTCCGGCGGGGAGAAGCAGCGGGTCGCGATCGCCCGGGCGTTGGCGAACGACCCCAAGATCCTCCTCGCGGATGAACCTACGGCCCAACTCGATACGGATCGGGGGAAGACCGTAATGAGCCTCATGATGAAGCTGGCCAAGGAGAAGAACTCCGCCGTGATCGTCGTCACGCACGATCGCAGGATGATAGAGGGTTTCGATCGCATTTATATGCTGGAAGACGGGAGGATGCTGAATCATCAGCGATAG
- the sigR gene encoding ECF RNA polymerase sigma factor SigR → MDRPSLPAEERDRFARSLLQHLDALYSFAWWLTHRREEIDDLVQETLLHALRSAHQFQSGTNLKAWLFSILKHEWFRRTGLARREIATDSFPDNQEVSNEEWAIETDVIRAVLRKDLDEALYTLPEEYRSAVLLFDLYEFSLKETAQILAVPDGTVKSRLARGRQILRGRLLAYSRGSGNDEL, encoded by the coding sequence ATGGATCGGCCATCGCTACCCGCAGAAGAGAGGGATCGCTTTGCCCGATCGCTGCTTCAGCACCTCGATGCCCTCTACAGCTTTGCGTGGTGGCTGACGCATCGCCGGGAAGAGATTGATGACCTGGTCCAGGAGACCCTCCTCCACGCCCTGCGATCCGCACACCAGTTTCAGTCTGGAACCAATCTGAAGGCATGGCTCTTTAGTATATTGAAACATGAGTGGTTCCGGCGGACGGGACTGGCCAGGCGGGAGATTGCAACCGATTCATTCCCGGACAACCAAGAGGTGTCGAACGAGGAGTGGGCGATCGAGACCGACGTCATTCGGGCGGTATTGCGGAAGGATCTGGACGAAGCGCTCTATACACTTCCTGAAGAATACCGGAGCGCGGTCCTCCTCTTTGATTTGTATGAGTTTTCGCTGAAGGAAACGGCTCAGATCCTGGCCGTACCCGACGGAACCGTAAAGTCTCGTCTGGCCAGAGGCCGTCAGATATTGCGTGGTCGGCTGCTGGCGTATAGCAGAGGGTCTGGCAATGATGAGTTGTGA
- a CDS encoding membrane protein, translated as MSNLLTPLYVFVLWIDFAGFTTLIGTLAFQYLIVRPVSRSSRDVEPVERRLLQVEAWALALVAMASLLELLLRALEMGGGVLSNVGNALPSILLETRYGTIWLVRIGLIGVVAVGWRFWPGITLSAGIRLLGAASIALTRSLSGHAADWGDVTLAVLMDWLHLLAISVWIGGLLVIGFVLRAALTPTSDQDAALGFALIARRFSILATVCVAGLLITGLLHPRLQLMSFSTLFRIPYGWTLLTKLSLLLLMLLLAALNRYYLLPKLGRGGDGQTRLLVITIGRLEWLLAVLVLISSALLTQLTPARSIRRQEHPQPHAVHRPAAEEDPSKHFVLHPLAGVNTTVRQEDD; from the coding sequence ATGAGCAATCTTCTCACGCCTCTGTACGTCTTCGTCCTCTGGATCGACTTCGCCGGGTTTACAACGCTCATCGGCACTCTTGCTTTCCAATACCTGATCGTCCGACCGGTCTCACGATCCTCTCGGGATGTCGAGCCGGTTGAGCGACGGCTGCTGCAGGTAGAAGCCTGGGCGCTGGCGCTGGTTGCCATGGCAAGCCTACTGGAGTTGCTCCTGCGAGCGCTGGAGATGGGCGGCGGGGTCCTGAGCAACGTTGGTAATGCACTTCCATCTATACTGCTCGAGACTCGCTACGGTACGATCTGGCTTGTTCGGATCGGACTTATTGGAGTGGTTGCCGTTGGTTGGCGGTTCTGGCCTGGGATCACCCTGTCCGCCGGCATCCGTCTGCTTGGAGCTGCCTCTATCGCCCTCACCCGAAGCCTGTCAGGTCATGCGGCAGACTGGGGAGATGTAACGCTCGCAGTCCTGATGGACTGGCTCCATCTGCTCGCAATCTCCGTCTGGATTGGGGGGCTGCTCGTGATAGGATTTGTTTTACGCGCCGCGTTGACACCAACCAGCGACCAGGACGCCGCCCTAGGCTTTGCCTTGATCGCCAGACGATTCTCAATCCTGGCGACCGTCTGCGTTGCAGGTCTTCTCATAACGGGACTCCTCCACCCCCGGTTGCAGTTGATGTCCTTCTCGACCCTCTTCCGAATTCCTTACGGATGGACCCTGCTTACGAAACTTTCACTGCTCTTATTGATGCTGCTGCTTGCGGCCCTGAACCGCTACTATCTCCTTCCCAAACTGGGCCGAGGTGGGGATGGGCAAACCCGATTACTGGTTATAACCATTGGCCGGTTGGAGTGGCTGCTCGCCGTGCTTGTGCTGATTTCCAGTGCATTGCTCACTCAACTGACGCCCGCCCGCTCTATCCGCCGTCAGGAGCACCCACAGCCCCATGCCGTTCACCGGCCGGCAGCAGAAGAGGACCCCTCCAAGCACTTTGTGTTGCATCCGTTAGCAGGGGTGAACACGACAGTTCGACAGGAAGACGACTGA
- the nosZ gene encoding Nitrous-oxide reductase, with protein sequence MLLRKGLALCIAIAAVLFLGSVVPPVEAGQVTLHVVDVDAHEGIQVWVPSSITAKKGDTITLILTNHLMEEHGYEIEAFGVKEVIGNHQTKTVSFKAAKAGIFPIKCQLHKAENHYAGQLVVIE encoded by the coding sequence ATGTTGCTCAGAAAGGGATTGGCACTCTGCATTGCAATCGCGGCTGTATTATTCCTTGGTAGCGTCGTCCCACCCGTCGAAGCCGGACAGGTCACCCTGCACGTAGTGGATGTCGACGCGCACGAGGGCATCCAAGTCTGGGTCCCCTCGTCGATTACTGCGAAGAAGGGTGATACCATAACGTTGATCCTCACGAACCACCTGATGGAGGAGCATGGGTATGAAATCGAGGCGTTTGGTGTGAAGGAGGTCATCGGCAATCACCAGACCAAGACCGTTTCCTTCAAGGCCGCTAAAGCAGGGATCTTCCCGATCAAGTGTCAACTTCACAAGGCGGAAAACCATTACGCCGGGCAACTGGTAGTCATCGAGTAG